In Sphaeramia orbicularis chromosome 5, fSphaOr1.1, whole genome shotgun sequence, the genomic stretch GCTCTGCAGAAACAGGCCGTCACCCAGTTTCCTGTAATAAGACAGGGAAGACAGACAAGTGTAGCTAGAGCTGTAATGTAGATTATAACCCAAATTAACTAAAATTGAGGAAGATGGCGATTCTAAATACATGGATGATTCAAAACTAATGAGAGTTTGTTGGTTTTTCTTACATGATGTTAGCCTTGTGAACAGCAGTAACCTTGCTTCGTCCCTTCTTAGTGGCATAATCGAAGGCAAACTTGGCGATGCGGCGTGATTTTTCCCTGGTGATGATCTTCAAACATTCAATCACACCTGAAACACTCTAAACAAATAGCCCATAAAttataaaatgtcatttttatgtgAAACATTGACCAAAATATCATTTGAACGACAAAATGATGTAGGTAACAGAACACTGATCACATAGggtaggttgaaaaaaaaaacccatagtaATAATCTTGCACATTTACGACCTACAAGAGAGTTGGTACAAACATATGTGTGTACCCTGAAGCGAATACACATGAATTAACACTATGCCATTCCACTACCTCTAGCAAAGtgattcatctttgttttagtgcatgtTTAATGTTGGACAAATGTCTGTGTTCATAggaaatctctctctctctcttaaaaaaaaaacaaaaaacatttcctTTTCATGTGGGTTTAAAACCACTGTAGCTCCTCTAAAGGCAGCGAGGAGGAGTCCTGTTTACCTCATGTTCCAGGGAGCTGTACTCCCCCTCAGTCTGTTCACGGATGATGACAAGGTCCAAGTTGTTGTGGCGAGTGCTGTAGCCCGGCAGGCTGTTCACATGAACCACATTAGCAAACAGGTCCAGTTTACGCCTGGGGAACAGACGAGGAGGAGGTAGAATGATTTAAACAACACAAAGAAgaaagaacacatacacacacataataacTGATATTCTGGTTGTACCTCAGTCTCATCTCATAGGAGGCCAACTCCCCTTTGAACTCCATGGGCGTGTGAATCTTTCCTGGGTGACCAAGCATATCATAAACATATGTGTTAGGCCCATTCTTGCATATATAATTTACTtcgacaaaagaaaaacagatcgGTAAGCTGTAACTGCTGAACATCACAACAACTCTAGCAGCGAAGCTCTGACTAAAACTGCACAGAGAGACTATTATTATGTAGTTCATGAACAGAGTCTGATGAAGTGCAGACTgtgaaaggaaaaataaataaagctacCTTTAATTGCCACTTTGTTGGTCATCATAGATGACAACACTTGCTCCAACTTCTCCTCACTGGCCATGTTCTGTACCTCGCTTAGATGAAACTCCTCAAATTCAACTGGAACATCACCTGCCTGAAGGAAGAACATAAAAAAGTCAACTTTAACAACAAGTATTATAGCTGTAATGTCTATATTTTGATGCATTTTCAATCACAAGATTTTAAAAACATTATGTGCCTGATTGCAACACATTGCTGGTGTACACACACAACAGAACATGGGGACAAAATAGTTCACTGTATCCAAATCATCTACTGTACTAGCAGGTACTAGATCAGGGGTCAGAAACCCTGGTCCTAgcgagccactatcctgcatgttttagatgtatccctcttccaacacacctgattcaaatgataagcctatcaccaagctctgcagaagcctgataatgaccatcaggtgtgctgaaggagggaaacatctaaaacatgcaggatagtggctctctaggaccagggttgctgtcCCCTGTACTAGAGGATACTCAGAATAATCTTTTCTATTTCTATAGCAACACATTTTCTCCATTTATAACAATTTTTGATCAGACAGAAGTACCTAAAAAAACATGGAACATCATTCTAATTTTCAACACATTGTGGATATTTAATGTATCATATCAGGAAAATATGATAGACATTGGCAAAAAGAACTATGAATTTGATCAGTAttatatgaaagaaaaaaaaaaattagaacaaaAAATTACTTTTGGAAACCTGGATAAACAATtagagtaaacatttctttagtgTTTATTTACATTGTGACAAGTATGTAGCATAGTTTATAGCCACAGACTGAAGAATTTATAGCACATGGTAATTTGCAATTCCAGCCCCAAAATAATACAAGGCAAGTAATAAAACCATTTAGAGCAACTGAATCAGCTAAGATGAGAACAGCCGCTAGtggttaaattaaaaatttaaatgatcTTGGTGATGAGTATAATATTTAAGCCCTTCACCACATGATGAAATATAGATATGATGAACAGAGTTACTGTAACGGCCTACCCATCCAGTATTAACGTACACAATAGctcaacatgtatttaaaaatctACTCTGTCAAATTAATCAATTTTTTGTAACCATTTAATCCTTGGATGGTCATGGAGGGACTGGAGCCCATTCCAGCTGATATTGGGAGAAGATAGGGTAccccctggacatgtctccagctcaacacagggctgacatatacagggtggggaaccaaaatttgcaatgaacatttagttgttttttctcagcaggcactatgtcagttgttttgaaaccaaacatatattgatgtcataatcatacctaacactattatccataccttttcagaaacttttgcccatatgagtaatcaggaaagcaaacgtcaaagagtgtgtgatttcctgaatccactcgtcacaccaaaggagatttcaaaaatagttggagtgtccataaagactgtttataatggaaagaagagaatgactatgagcaaaactattgcgagaaagtctggaagatactattaaagaagaatgggagaagttgtcacccgaatatttgaggaacacttgcgcaagtttcaggaagcgtgtgaaggcagttattgagaaagaaggaggacacatagaataaaaacattttctatgatgtaaattttcttgtggcaaataaattctcatgactttcaataaactaattggtcatacactgtctttcaatccctgcctcaaaatattgtaaattttgcttccccaccctgtagaaataaACAACCATCCAGTCCCACATTCACATCTACGACATCTTAGAGTGACCATTTCACCTTttgaggtgcatgtctttggacggcaGGAGGAAACCAGAGAACAGAGAGGACCTGCACAAACACAGGGAACAACATGCAAACTCCGCCAGGATGTACCTTAAACACTTCTTTGACAGCAGTCATTAGTTCAGGTCCCACTCCATCACCTGGTACCATTGTGACCTTAAAGGTTGCATCTGCGCGGGGCGGAGGAGCTTCTGGACTGCAGAGACCTGCAGTCACACTCAGAGGTCGAGAGGCCAGCTGCTGCCATCGGGGACTACTCAGACCCTGAGGGTGAAAAAgaagacaatgtcaaaatgtaACAGTCCAGAGAGAGACTACAGAAATGTGTCTATTGCCAGATCATGTCATATACCCCGTTAATTGTCTTTAAAATGTTATGAAGCAGTTCAAACCCCTTGGCTTGTGATGCTATCTATTAATCATTGGTTTTGTCCACATTGTATATTCTATATTGCACATTTTGGAAAATTTGATGGTCCACTATAACTCtgtcttacttgtttatttattttattttacttacatttttactgcaggcttcttacctactccataGTCTacatatgcaccaaaccactgaagtaaattcctagtaatgtgaacctTATTTACTTACATGGCAGTAAACATGACTGTGATTTTTGCCACTCATTGGTCACAATGATGCATAGCTGATATAAAAATACTTTATGGTGCTAGTGGTTACTTCTGTTTGACAAGGCTTTTACAATTGTTACTGTCCCCAATGCAATGAGGGGTGTTGAACAAGCAGATAATGAGATGATAAAAAGTTAAAATGGTTTGTAAGTGGTGACATTAAAGTATCAAAATAACATAACGAGATCACAGGAAACTCAAAGAAATATAACAAACATTGTATGAAGAGGTACCATATTTGTTAATGATATCTTTTCAAAGGATACTCCTGATAATTCTGTGCTGTTATCACATGAAAACATGTAACTGTAAAGTGGCTGATGGTTCATTAGGAGAGGCTAGTGTACGGAGTTAGCTAACCTAGCTATTTCATTCAGTATCCGCCCCAATATCTATCAGAAAGAAGTTTTTTTGGTAGTTGCCGTTGTTCgtctaacaaaacaaaagaaagccATAAAAAGACGCCAACACCGACACTTCTTATGTCAGTAAGATGGATAACATGTCAGTAAAAGAGGCTTAAGATTAACATTAGCAACACGAAACGAAGGCAGATGACAGTGACTCCGACGCTCACCGAAATATGACAGTTTACAAAAGCTTAACGTTTAAGTAAAAAGTACTTCTCCGACTGCTCTAATTCCATTTTTGTTCACGCATTCCTACAATAAACCGGTAGACATCATTTACTCTCTCACCTTGACCAATGTTACCAGGCTTCCTCTCAAGGCGGCCGCCATCATTACAGGCATGCACTGCAGTGACACCTTCTCTTCTTCTGTGATGCATAAGCGGCGTAGCGCTACCTACACAGCAGTGATATAGAACCCCCTAGTGGACAGGAAGTGTAAGCGCACATTCTTCTTCTCTGGTGTTTTCatcctattgtgttgcttttgTCGCCACCTTCTGGAATCACTGTTGATTCTTTGTATGTAAATGATTTGCAGTGTCCTGTGGAAGTATATGGAGCCAAAAcgaggactttaaccctttcatgcacgaattatgagaactttaataatttttttttcctgagtgtttttatttctctttaggcatgaaaaaaacaatgcgattgaaaattgtcttctgaaaaataaatgaaaaataaataaataaaaaatatttaaaaaaaaaaaaaaaaaaaaaaaaaacatacaaaaaataataatgaaaaaaaaaaaaaaaaattcttatgaacctatttttcatgaagttgcaaaaatgtccactcagctggacaccacaagttcaatttttgatgcacagaaacatgtatttactgataaattttgtgaaaactatggagagggcttgtgattctgggggtttatgctcaggagagatctacataatgttaccaattcatgtcagaaaagatatgaagtgtcttaaaactttaataaagatatgtgtaaaaaaaaaaaaaaaaaagaaaaaacaatgaaaagaacaacaaaatccatgaatatacagggtggggaagcaaaatttacaatgaacatttagttgttttttctcagcaggcactatgtcaattgttttgaaaccaaacatatattgatgtcataatcatacctaacactattatccataccttttcagaaacttttgcccatatgagtaatcaggaaagcaaacgtcaaagagtgtgtgatttgctgaatgcactcgtcacaccaaaggagatttcaaaaatagttggagtgtccataaagactgtttataatggaaagaagagaatgactatgagcaaaactattaccagaaagtctggaagatactattaaagaagaatgggagaagttgtcaccccaatatttgaggaacacttgcgcaagtttcaggaagtgtgtgaaggcagttattgagaaagaaggaggacacatagaataaaaacattttctatgatgtaaattttcttgtggcaaataaattctcatgactttcaataaactaattggtcatacactgtctttcaatccctgcctcaaaatattgtaaattttgcttccccaccctgtacaagagaacagctgtagaagagctgtccactggagtgaccactgtgcatgaaagggttaatatttgatatTGAAAATACAAtttcacaataaaaacacaccctgaaaaacaaaaaaagaaacattggcAATGAAAATGTGTATTTTAAAAAACTGTAATGGCATCAAAACAAGTATTGGCACTGAAAACGTTTCACTgtgcagggtgtcccataagtctccatacataggaaaaataaacgtttcttgacataaaccatttttatttatataatatgctctatatgactgccattttgtcgggaacacatttcaatgcgtgtcctccactgctgaagaagtataaagaagaaatataaagaaatacatgttagaaccatatgtattatgtctcctatgtatgaagACTTATGGAATACCCTGTAgtttaaaaaacagacaaatttttataatttttttattcattttgatgtgtttttcaatgacaatcatattattttatttgatgttaCTGTTTTATTAATGAAGTTTAGAATTTCATTGTGGTTTTCGTTTTTGATCaccgttttttttttacccttactTTGGTTTTTCAGTTTCAACTTTCTGTCACCTTTCTGGAGTGGAAGGGAAGGGTTTTAGGGGAAGGGCTACGAGGGTTAGATTTGCATATTATTCGCATACTGAAAACAGCAACACTTGGCTCAGTTGgctggttataaaaacagctttgttcctgtcaccgtcactgagctcaataagaattagtgacattgcactttactaacttattttagtcatttattccatttctttgctctatttattattattgtgacttcaaatttttaaattttatgttctcatcctggtttttatcccagactgtttttatcttctctgggtttttattgtgttctattgcatcttgtttttattgatttgatcttatttatttatttaatttattcttttacttatccacgCTGCTACACTGATGAATGCTGGAACACTGAGCTCTTTTTGTCCTatctttttgttctgtctgtaagctcgatcaagtccctgtcttacatgttcaatgtatgtcttgttgtaatatcaaagcaatcacctagactgcaaaacaaatctacctatggacacaaataaagtaaccttgaaccttggacCCCACTGAATGCCACAGCCACCACGGCTTCTTATCACAGGTGCCACCGGTGCTATGGTTACATGCCATTTTCACCTGTGGCATGAAGCTGTGGCAGGCCATAGAATCCATGCCAGCGCCTCCATATGCGCCGCTGTCTCTCTAAGTCCTAGCAGGGTCCAGCCGACTGAGCCGAGTGTCGATATTgaaattttattttcaatatcaaaCATTAAAGTCCTTGTTTTGGCTTTGTCctaagttaagtgtgttttggagggagATGTTCAATGCCGTGAAGGGgatttttaaaatgaacattccacaaagcttcacagtggcaattttgggagtaatacctgaaggtcgggatagaaaagcagataaataccatttgaatatattattcaccgctgccttaaagtctataaccatcagttggatgaaaccagaacctccctcatataatacatggattcaaaaagtttgggatatttattagatggagcagatcacatacttgctcaggcttcagaaaaccatatttactaaaagacgggaacctatgttacctttactactgcaataatatttactggtgatgcaagaatactccatgttatcaaggtgctgtctttctacctctgacgaagatttatatctacagccttttttattttctattttttggagtgaacattgtttgctataattgttattgctttctcaaatttcatcatatgtgcctgtggaggtgtatgagaatatatttgcagctgtgtagtgggaaaagaaattaattgaattgtacttgaatgtataattgtactgtactggaaaaaaagagaaaatttaataaaaattaagttaaaaaaaaaaaaaaaaaaaaaaaaagtccttgttTTGGCTCCATAGAGGGGCTCCCACTCACAACATCCTGAATCCTAGAGCCAGCTTTCTGTGTCGGTGTAAATCTGTCTCTCAGAGTTCTGTCCTGATCCTCTCCAGACATGTCCTCCACATTCAGAAATCTCCTGGCAGCATCCTGCACCGTCTTGGTTCTCTCACACTTACCCTGAAGTTCAACAGTGCAATTTATTACTGTTGGATAAATGCTGAACAGCTGTTTCGCTCTGATCTATTTCTGGTTCTCTTTGTACTTCACCTTTTTCCATATTCTCAGCCATTTCAGTGTAAGACGATCTCCCCTCagctctgactttattctcattcttttccttgatttttttttttttttcactttgctgATCCTGAATGATGACACACTttacttgttcttgttcttctttgaGTAACAGTTTGCAGCTCTAAATCTTCCATATCACCTGTTTTTCTCTACACCCTGCAGTTGCATTTCCATATGTCTTGCATCAAGAACACCTTTGAGGAGCTTTATCATACAACTTCCCCCTAAAGCCCACATAATCCAGAAGCACTTTCTCTGGGAGAGCCTTTCAAAACACAGTGATCTAGTCTATaaccatcagttggatgaaaccagaacctccctcatataatacatggattcaaaaagtttgggatatttaccagatggagcagatcacatacttgCTCAGGCTTCGGAAAACCacatttactaaaagatgggaacctatgttacctttactactgcaataatatttactggtgataCAAGAATACTCCATGTTATTAAGGTGCTGTCATTCTacctctgacgaagatttatatctacagccttttttaaattttt encodes the following:
- the idh3b gene encoding isocitrate dehydrogenase [NAD] subunit beta, mitochondrial isoform X1 → MPVMMAAALRGSLVTLVKGLSSPRWQQLASRPLSVTAGLCSPEAPPPRADATFKVTMVPGDGVGPELMTAVKEVFKAGDVPVEFEEFHLSEVQNMASEEKLEQVLSSMMTNKVAIKGKIHTPMEFKGELASYEMRLRRKLDLFANVVHVNSLPGYSTRHNNLDLVIIREQTEGEYSSLEHESVSGVIECLKIITREKSRRIAKFAFDYATKKGRSKVTAVHKANIMKLGDGLFLQSCAEVAQLYPKIKYENIIIDNCCMQLVQNPYQFDVLVMPNLYGNIIDNLAAGLVGGAGVVPGESYSAEYAVFETGARHPFAQAVGRNIANPTAMLLSAANMLRHLNLEYHSQMVSDAVKRVIKQGKVRTRDLGGYSTTGDFVRAVVENLRHRPVY
- the idh3b gene encoding isocitrate dehydrogenase [NAD] subunit beta, mitochondrial isoform X2, translating into MPVMMAAALRGSLVTLVKGLSSPRWQQLASRPLSVTAGLCSPEAPPPRADATFKVTMVPGDGVGPELMTAVKEVFKAGDVPVEFEEFHLSEVQNMASEEKLEQVLSSMMTNKVAIKGKIHTPMEFKGELASYEMRLRRKLDLFANVVHVNSLPGYSTRHNNLDLVIIREQTEGEYSSLEHESVSGVIECLKIITREKSRRIAKFAFDYATKKGRSKVTAVHKANIMKLGDGLFLQSCAEVAQLYPKIKYENIIIDNCCMQLVQNPYQFDVLVMPNLYGNIIDNLAAGLVGGAGVVPGESYSAEYAVFETGARHPFAQAVGRNIANPTAMLLSAANMLRHLNLEYHSQMVSDAVKRVIKQGKVRTGDLGGYATSDEFTRAVIANLA